CACAATGCCTGAGGTTAGGAAGCAATATCATGAGATGATCGAAGGGGTATTAAAACGAGCCGTAGAACTTCATGCACCTGGCATCGTAGTAGAAATAGAGCTATTGCCAGATATGACTGCAGTGCCTGAATGGGGTATAGAAGTATGTAAAATAGTAAGAGAAAGGATGTACGAATACGAACAAAAACTGGGTTTAAAGAGTCTTATGCGCATCACGCCCAATGATAACAGGGACATGATAAGACCGCCAAAAATGCGCGCAGGTTTATATGTGGAAAACATGTATAAAACTTTTGAGGGATGCGCCAAGGCAGGTGCTGATTTTCTGGCTATCGAATCAACTGGCGGTAAAGAAGTAAATGATGATGCCTTGTTAAACGCCGACCTAAAAAAAGTGTTATTTTCACTTGGAGTGTTAGGCTCAAGGGATATGGAGTACCTATGGGGTAAGATAGTAGATATTGCCAATGAAACGGGAACCTTAGCAGCAGGAGATAGTGCCTGTGGATTTGCTAATACAGCCATGGTATTAGCAGACCAGGGATTTATACCAAGAGTATTTGCAGCAATTGTGAGGGTAGTTGCTGTTGGCCGTTCATTAGTGGCTTATGAAATGGGGGCAGTAGGACCCAGCAAAGACTGTGCCTACGAAGGTCCCTATATTAAAGCAATTGCAGGCATACCTATAGTCATGGAAGGAAAATCCAGTGCTGGTGCCCATTTAAGTCCTGTAGGTAATATTGCGGCAGCTGTAGCAGATCTATGGAGCAATGAGTCTATACCGAATATAAAGCTTTTAAGTGATATGGCGCCGACAGTATCCATGGAACAGCTTATATACGACTGTAGGCTGATGAATAAGGCTGCTGCCATAAGCCGTGAAGATGCACTGAGACTCAGGGATTGGCTGACTGACTCTGATAGTTTTCTAGATCCCCAGGCATATATACTGAGGCCTGATGTAGTTTTAAAGATCAGTGGCGAAATCATTAAAGGACAAAATGATCTAGAAAGGGCAAAGATAGGCGCATATGCCGCCATTAAAGAACTCAAAAAAGCAGTTGAAGAAAAAAAAGTCAGTGTACCCGAGAGGGAATTAAAATGGCTTGATATAATGGAGGCTCAGGTA
Above is a window of Caldanaerobius fijiensis DSM 17918 DNA encoding:
- a CDS encoding methyltransferase MtaB domain-containing protein, with the protein product MRKRFTALTYSSIDDFVYGNAAKPLKMKNGMVIGGGTVYPEINFTLPPMNINKDTMPEVRKQYHEMIEGVLKRAVELHAPGIVVEIELLPDMTAVPEWGIEVCKIVRERMYEYEQKLGLKSLMRITPNDNRDMIRPPKMRAGLYVENMYKTFEGCAKAGADFLAIESTGGKEVNDDALLNADLKKVLFSLGVLGSRDMEYLWGKIVDIANETGTLAAGDSACGFANTAMVLADQGFIPRVFAAIVRVVAVGRSLVAYEMGAVGPSKDCAYEGPYIKAIAGIPIVMEGKSSAGAHLSPVGNIAAAVADLWSNESIPNIKLLSDMAPTVSMEQLIYDCRLMNKAAAISREDALRLRDWLTDSDSFLDPQAYILRPDVVLKISGEIIKGQNDLERAKIGAYAAIKELKKAVEEKKVSVPERELKWLDIMEAQVEETPDDEEELWYQLKDEIDPSKFIAEEYGIK